From Camelina sativa cultivar DH55 chromosome 5, Cs, whole genome shotgun sequence:
AGAATTGGGTCACTAGAATGGTGCTAGGATGTTGGTTcattgttttatattgtttatggtATTGGCATTGTTGGTTagttactatttttaatttgtttattcgttattggattaatgttattggtttatgttATCCATTATTGTTTGATTGGGGTATGTTGTTAGTGAATATGAGATAATAgtaatattgttaaaaaaactggtcgggttgtttcataaaagaagtataaaacaaaagtaattaacagtaatatatcatttattatttttttaattttggtgagaattctaaaacatcatattttggactttttaaaaccaaaacttgaaaaggaaaaacattaaaataatttttatttaaaagaaaaacctttttattcagAAAATTTCTACAATCTAAAATTGTATCACATTAAATATCAagttaaactattttaaaatattttaaagtaattattCAAAacgtataaattaaaaaaaaatagtgaagtTACTTTAGTCTAGTGGCAAATGATAAGTCCACTGAGAGCAGACACCGTTACAATTCACACTAGGGATCGAGTTTTGCTCCCTACGAATATAGAGTTTGGGCTAATGGCCAGTCTACAGTGGctaatattgaaaaaaaaaatcaaaaatataaatagtgaAGGTATTCAATATAAAATTTGGACTGAATTGTGTTTAGATGACAAATCATTTGTTATTTAATCAtgaagtttcaatttttatttaagaatCTAGTGTTATTAAATAAGTGATTTTGAAACAACCCCCAAAACCTGTGTTATTAATAATACTAGGTAATTAGTCCACACAATGCGTGATTGTATGcataatagttttgattatatttcataaattttcttaaactaaaatattgttttactaatgtagaatctcaaaaaaattatactaatgtatgaatctcaaaaaaaattatcacaatttctcaaaataacactcctgtcaacatttttttggtatggttatttattatacaaaatttaaaatatataaacttttctataaatcaaaaattaaccaatactacaaaaaattattacaaattgatgagctatattaatataaataataatatagaaatttaaacattttcctaatatgagagaatctatgtttatgatcatgttttataaaggttaaacattaatttaaagattttttcttaatgacattgtaaacataagactgtagtatagtaaaattgaatcaaataaaattatcaaaaaatttagtaactacgtataaaattattgtatatagaatattcctttttcaaagtttaaagcaattaaaataattaaaaaatattaaaattttaccaaaaatattttttcttgaaagataaatatatttgttggaGGAgttaatgtaaaattattggatATGAgctacatttgagttaaatgtagagttaaatggagttaaatGCCTTTAAAAATGGGTtaataatcaataaaaattttaatttatttttgacttaaaagaaaaggaataccaagtggctcaatcaaaatttaaacttacactttttgattgttttgttgatataaactcaacactaatacataatattccaaattgaaaatattacttttgaagtgacaaactaaattagtttNNNNNNNNNNNNNNNNNNNNNNNNNNNNNNNNNNNNNNNNNNNNNNNNNNNNNNNNNNNNtttcaatccttttttttttttttttttttttcactcatcaatttaatttatagtgctagatttcatactaatggtttcatctttagaggatttagttaaatggtattttaataattatattattttctatatttcacttccaattatgatttctttttggaatcatttttttattttgcttaaatcaagaaaatcatttttttataattaagttctttttgttttcaaaaacctcaaatcttaaataatataaatattatattgatctttacatatttatctattggatcacaaaataaaatagactttataaatggataattatattgatcattctatatttttaaaaatgatacatgaatatgtgagataaacagagtacataatagagaattagatatggattttttcaatttcatgaccttattgtgtggtgaatattgtaagagtatgaaaaacaatgacttataagatgctaatctaaaatagataatgaaaataaaccttttaaaacagattctcaaataaacttgattttttgttaaaatcaacatatgtgaatttaaatttagctataaaaattttacaaataaatatgaatagattagaaaggcaagaaatataaaagaaatatttatttttatataaataaaataaaaactgaaaacaatgttaataatatataatactttctaaattaaaatatagaatcaaattcttacaacacatattagatataacaacatttgatactggtgagagaggaggagagaataattacttataagatgataatccaaattagataatggagatgaatctttaaatataaaaacaatgtaatatatatatcatgtagtctctaaaattaaaattttacaatgatatttcatttggttttttataacccatacaacaaaaataagaaattgaaaacataaaaaaaaaaaatgatttgagatattgtggaagagaatgggagaagtgaaagagaatgagagaatgtgaaaatgagaaagtaaaaaatgtcaatatgagagaatgagacaatgcttatttatatgataagaattgatggaagttacatttagaatcattggagttacaaatattatttattgtgtttgaataaaattgagtggtggaatatgattaatgcataatttattttattttcagttataattttattttaatgtatgaattaaatgtattgtgttaattgggtcttaaatattatttaaaacaattaaacaattagaaagcaaaaaaaatatatatatattaaatgaaaatcaaaatgttaaGTATGTTGCATTTCCACAACGAATAACGAGAAAAGAATATTAAAGGTAATTGTGCCTGCGATTTGTCCGCGGGATGTTGTCACATGTAATGCTAAAGAAAGTACATGTAGTTCATAACTAAATCTAATCcaacatattaatatattttttaacaatcGATAAAGAACAGCTTGcgacaagacaaaaaaaaaaccataaaaaaaaaaagaaaaataaaataaaataaaaataactaaaacgaACATCCCGTGTATAATCAGTGTATGTAGCTAGATCAGTGTGACTCTTCATCTGGAATTTTGTAGTACTGAAGTCAAGTCAGCCCCTTCACAATCACACAATTAGGATCGTCAAATAGTTAACGTGTATAACTAGTGACAAAATTTCTCTCAAActcaaaacactaaaattattagAGATGTCCCACATGAAAATTATGTCTCTCCCTGACGTCCATCAAGTATTCCTCAGTTTCCGAGGAGATCAGTTGCGCTACAGCTTCGTCAGCCACCTTCTTGATGCCTTTGAGAGACATGAAATCTTGTATTTCGTAGACAAAGACGAGCTAAGGGGAAAAAGTATGACAACCCTTTTTGTGAGGATTAAAGAGTCGAAGATCGCGCTAGTCATCTTCTCTAGTAGGTACGTACTGATAATTAATTAAGACTTATGAGTGAAAGTATCCTCTAGTTTTACATGTCTTCTTCATTCAATCTACTTCAGAAAGGTAGAAATACTCCATAGGTATTGACAATATATGTCGTCCAGGTATGCCGAGTCGAGTTGGTGCATGGATGAGTTGGTGAAGATAAGAAAACGTGTGGATAAAGGAAAGCTCCAAGTCATTCCCATTTTCTACAAGGTTAGGGCAATTGATGTGAGAGGACAGACCGGTGAGTTTGGTGACAAGTTCTGGGCGCTTGCTAAAACTTCTCGAGGAGTTCAGATCATGGAGTGGAAGGAAGCCCTAGAGTGTGTttccaacaagatgggtttgtCCTTGGGAGACAAAAGGTACCACCAgtgcttctttgtttttatgttttgtttttgtcaaaacaaCATGCAATTTGCACACGCCAGTTTTAATCAGGTGGTAAAATGACAACTAGACTACAAGTCTTGattgtgtttatgttatatttgaaaaaacaacac
This genomic window contains:
- the LOC104789511 gene encoding protein PHLOEM PROTEIN 2-LIKE A5, translating into MKIMSLPDVHQVFLSFRGDQLRYSFVSHLLDAFERHEILYFVDKDELRGKSMTTLFVRIKESKIALVIFSSRYAESSWCMDELVKIRKRVDKGKLQVIPIFYKVRAIDVRGQTGEFGDKFWALAKTSRGVQIMEWKEALECVSNKMGLSLGDKSSEADFIKEIVRELERVLDEIRHKATEDYHCIN